The following proteins are encoded in a genomic region of Terriglobales bacterium:
- a CDS encoding acyl-CoA dehydrogenase family protein yields AGLFLVFATVDPAAGHRGITCFLVERAAPGFSIGRHEDKLGIRASSTCELILDGCTVPGDNVLGPIGLGYKVAIETLNEGRIGIGAQMVGVARGAWEYAVKYAQERQQFGKAIAEFQGLQFQLAQMATDIEAARLMVYNAARMKDAGMSFVKEAAMTKLFASQVAERVTSMAVEIYGGYGFTKDYPVEKYWRDSKIGKIYEGTSNMQLQTIAKMVLGK; encoded by the coding sequence GGCCGGCCTGTTCCTGGTGTTCGCGACCGTCGACCCGGCGGCCGGCCATCGCGGCATCACCTGCTTCCTGGTCGAGCGCGCGGCGCCCGGCTTCTCGATCGGGCGCCACGAGGACAAGCTCGGGATCCGCGCCTCGAGCACCTGCGAGCTGATCCTCGACGGCTGCACCGTTCCGGGCGACAACGTGCTCGGACCGATCGGCTTGGGCTATAAGGTCGCGATCGAGACGCTGAACGAAGGCCGCATCGGCATCGGCGCGCAGATGGTGGGCGTGGCCCGCGGCGCCTGGGAATACGCCGTGAAGTACGCCCAGGAGCGCCAGCAATTCGGCAAGGCCATCGCCGAATTCCAGGGCCTGCAGTTCCAGCTCGCGCAGATGGCTACCGACATCGAGGCGGCGCGCCTGATGGTCTACAACGCCGCCCGCATGAAGGATGCCGGCATGAGCTTCGTCAAGGAAGCCGCCATGACCAAGCTGTTCGCTTCCCAGGTCGCGGAGCGGGTAACTTCGATGGCGGTCGAGATCTATGGCGGCTACGGCTTCACCAAGGACTACCCGGTAGAGAAGTACTGGCGGGACTCGAAGATCGGCAAGATCTACGAAGGCACGTCGAACATGCAGCTACAGACCATCGCCAAGATGGTGCTGGGAAAATGA
- a CDS encoding PilZ domain-containing protein, whose amino-acid sequence MGDKERRRFERHTIPGDAYAVDESGRELGKVVMAGGGGMAFELAAGLAVADFPTGRRLRITVVEPQTHTSHTLEVHVVYQDGREVGVEFIGARSPFAT is encoded by the coding sequence CTGGGCGATAAAGAGCGCCGGCGTTTTGAGCGGCACACCATTCCCGGAGACGCGTATGCGGTCGATGAAAGCGGCCGCGAACTGGGGAAGGTTGTGATGGCGGGCGGCGGTGGCATGGCGTTCGAGCTGGCGGCCGGCCTCGCGGTCGCGGATTTTCCCACCGGGCGCAGACTGCGCATCACCGTGGTCGAGCCGCAGACCCATACCAGCCACACGCTGGAAGTACACGTCGTCTACCAGGATGGTCGCGAGGTAGGCGTCGAGTTCATCGGCGCCAGGAGCCCGTTCGCAACCTAG